CAATAGACCAAGTTTGGAACTTTCGAGACTGCTTTCCGACATATCTCCCAAGCTTTCCATCATAATATTCCGGCCAGTGGTCTTTGGCCAATCGGCTTTCAGCTAGTTCAATGGCACGTCTTGCAATTTGGGGTCGTCCAGTCTTGATACAAGCAGCCGTGAGTAGCCATAAAAGTACTGCACCAAAAACATTCACATAAATTATATCTCTTGGTAGATTCTACATGAAAACAAAATTGCTCATGTATTGAAGACTATATGTAGAACACTAGTTGTTGGAATTCACATTAGCTTAAGCTGTatttcaaaacatgtaaaaagTCCAATAGCTATTTGGAAACTTTCTCAAGCACGCATGAATGTGTAACGTTCTGTCTAGATGTTAAGAAAGCTCACCTGGCCAAGAGCCCCCATTGTGGTAACTCCACCTAGTGTTTTTTGGATCACAGCCAGTTACAATTCGCCACTGATGGCTTTCCATGGCAGGATAACAAATTTTCAGTGGCATTTCTCCCACCAACTCATCCCAACGTGCTTCGACGAGATCCATTATAGCTGCAGATTGCTCAGGGGTCGCCAAAGATGATAAAATTGCCACACAGTTACCCAAACAAAACCAACGGAAATCCATTCTTGCAGGACTCACATTACCAATAAAGTAACCCCCACGAGTTGGCATGAAATCGAACACCCAATCTGGAAGAGAATCAGGCATAACATTGAACTTGTTAACTGCAGTGTGAGAGTACTCCTCAGTTTTATAACGATATATGTCGTTGAGCTGCTTTGAGTCCAGCCAAAAGTAACTCCGCATGTGAAAGCTTAGAGCATGGAGGCGGTTAACTATTTGGTCCACAAGTTCCTTTCCATCATCATCTTGCTTAAGTAGAAGCAAAGCACACCTTAAAGCCATGAAGAACAGTGCTTGAATTTCAATAGGATACCCGTATACTCCCTGaatgatcaaaaaaaaaaaaataacaatcaaaCTATAACAAAGAATACAATCTTAGGAAAAGACAAATGTGGAAACACGTATACCCCATGGGAATCCTCCCTGTAATAACCTGATACATGAAAGATAGGGGGACTGCATACATCCGAGGGAATAATCAGATACTCGAAGAGGTCTAAACACCAatgtttgtcaaaaaaaaaaaaaagttgtcctGCTGCAGTATTAGGCTATGACTAATGCAGATATTTTTGTCAAAGAGCCATAACGTAAAGTAGTCTTACAGACTTACAGTCAGTCCATAGGCACAGGTAGTTAAGCCAAAACATGGTTTAAGCAGAGAGTTGGCCACAACATGAATTGCTGACCTTTGAAAGTCAATCATGTGATTAATACCAAATGCAAGAAATAACTAAGTCAAGTTCAGAATATTAAGCACTGATCGAAGGCAGGAAAACTTCTGTAATATAATGCATACAAAACCGTgaggagattttttttcttcattttatgaatgaggaaaaattattcaaagatgttaaattaccaattgtgaatttaatcacttcaCCATAAATTTAAGACTCTTCCTCACTTGTGAGCCTAAACTTCCTCTTAATAAGTGGGGGCCTAACAAGTgagaatttaacattttaaatgggaggtagagtaaaATCAGAGATTGGTTGATCCTGCCAGTAGTCATATGCTTGTCTCAAAGATTAAGTCATGCATGTGTAAGTATAAACTAATTCAAACTGTGAAACTGCAAATGGCTCATTAAATCAGTTATAGTTTATTTGATGGTACCTACTACTCGGATAACCATAGTAATTCTAGAGCTAATACGTGCAACAAACCCCGACTTCTGGTAGGGAtgcatttattaaataaatggctGACACGGGCTCTGCTCTGCTGATTCATgataacatggtatcagagcaggagaTCCTGAGTTCGATCTCTGACtttactctacctcccatttaaaatgttgAATTCCCACTTGTTGGGCCCCCACTTATTAATGGGAAACTTATTAAGGGGATGTTTAGGCTCACAAGTGAGAGGGTGTTAGatttatggttaagtgattaaattcacaatttcttaacagtttaaacttttgggacaatcggtaatttaacaaaaGGGAAACCTATACAATTCAATACAAACAAACCAAGCAACTATGCTACATACACCAAACATATTAGAGTAATtgctaaataattaaataaactttttCTTAACAACTTAAACTTTTGAGAGAATTGGTAATTTAGATTAAAGAGGTTGAAGCAGTTCATGTAAACTATAATCATTTGATAACCTGATAAAGGCTATTTTAAAGGTCAATTGTTGGCCATATCACAAATCAAGAGAAGACAACTAACCATTCGGCGGTCAATCATACTGCATCCATCAGCACACAGCAGGGTTGGGAATGTGTCAAAGCCTTCTGAGATACACAAACTCAAAATAAGTCTCATACCCTTTTGGCATTCAGGCAATTCTGCCAAGGAAGAGTCCCCTGTATGTTTTGTATATGCACGGAGTAGTATAATCCACCAAAATCCAGAATCTACGGGAGCTACTCTTCCTATTGCACTCTCACCAAAGTCTGCAACCAAAGTCTCATTGTTTCTTACAGGGTCATGGAGCACCTTAAAACTTGCAGGCATAACTCCTTCTCCTAATTTGAACTTGTCTATTTTCTTCTCCCCTGATTGCAGGCGAAgagttttcaaaagaaaatttttgacaatttcATATTCCCCATTCATCAAAAAAGCCAGGGCACTTGGGACAAAATCTCTAACAAAGACCTGCCAAGTAGCGGTAGTTAAACTATTTTCAGTGCTTAAAATGAAGGTAGTGCAAAGTACTTTTGCAAGGGAATTGTACAGTGTTaaaaaaaggaatggaaaaTGAGCTAGAATTAGTAACTGGAACTGGTTCTTAATGGATCAAACAACTTCGCTTTCTAACAAATACCATAAGAAAGCTGGTGATGCATAAAGAAACCACTTTCTGCCTAATTGGTCAGGTGATACTTCATAACTCGTTATATACACCAGCTGAACCAAATCATTACCCTATCTAATGATTACAACCTTTTAAGTTTCAACACAATTTATTACATGATAACACAGTAAAAACTTTTTTCCTGTCACTTATGCTTATAAAAGTGTACAAGTGTGTGGACCAATAGAATTATTtgtgtttatactttatatgaAGATTGATAATTGTTCAGGTAACTGGAATCACCAAGCTTATGACTAGGATGACACAAACAGACTCGCacaaataatgaagagttgTTCACCTGATCATAATTAACTTTTTCGACAGAATGGTCGACTGCAGCAATAGTCCCAACAGGCTGCCCGCGGAAATGAACCATAGAACGCCTCAAAGCTTCCCATGCATCAGCTACCATGGCATGCGACTCAAAGTAACCATTTGCTCTCGGTGAGTTGAAAACAGACCTTCTAGACGGAGAATATATAGACTCGAGATGTTCCACATGAACTAAATACTCGGGATCTTTGAAAAATTGACGAGGCGATATACAATTTGATAGTTCACTCATTGACCTTTCATCAAATGATCTATTCCTTTCTATATTAATCGTTCTTGGTCTGTCCAATGGCTTCAGAATAtcttcaatttcaaatataGAGCCTGAATACTCAACACTTTTCTTACTTCCATTTTGGGACATATTATCCGTGAAATTCATTGCCATTCTTGAAATCTCGACAACAACAATATAAGGGTCAGAAAGTCTGCTTTACAAGAAGTAAAACAGTCACACTTTGAAGCAAACCTACAAGCAGTGAAAGATTGTTATATTATATGCAAGAACAAGCATATTGCAATTCACCAATAACTAATAAACAACGAGATTAACATTGCCAAACAAGGAAATTGTTAATCTAGTTCATGCAATCAAATTCCTTATACACACAACATTAAAGATTAACATGATAGAAGATATACCATATAAGCTTATATGTAATTCTTATTAGAACCAGACCAATATGAGCTAAAATGCCAATGAAGAAAAACCCAACACACGAAGAACAGAGACACCTTGGAAGAGCCGACCATGAGCGGAAAGAATCACGTCTCTTGCAAGTGTGGCACTTTATATGTGATTAATATTAATATACTATAATTAATACGTATATATTGCCAATTAGAAACAACCGGATTTTGCCGGTTAGAAAATGTGACCAAACTGATTAAAGCGGTAGAGTTGTATTATCGTATGGGACTAGGTGACTGACAAGGTGGACATTTGATCTTGGAATATCCGATGATGGTGTGAAGTAGGCCAGTTCGGAATCTtactagtgttttttttttttaagctctcAAGCCCACCAACTCTTGTAATAAACGAGAACTTGCTTGGTGGCATGTACCATGTAGTACTTGTTTAATTTGGAAAGCACTGTGCGGTCTACCAGACCTCTAGATGACACGTGGCTATTTTTCGAGGAGTTTGTTCCAGTCAACTCTTTATTTCTAGATAAGGCTGTAAATGAACCATGTCGTTCATATATAACTTGGGTTTGACTTGATAAATGAATCATGTCATTCATAAACAACTcgttcatgtttgtttatttataaataaattaaggtTGAACCTtagttttagatttgtttaataaaaaagtCAAGCCCaagctaaaatttttgtttctatgaACAAGCTTGTGAGTTATAAGACTTGATACAAAACAAGCAGTGTATATACTCATTTATAGGCTTGATATGTGTTTGCTAAATAAATTCATtacacatcttttttttttctttttcttttttcctttaaactGACCAAGCACCACTTTGAACTTTAgttgcattcttttttttttttttataagtggaCCACGTATATGGTCTTTCCCTATCCATCATCTAATGTAAAGTTATAAAACATGTTAATTTACAATAGTTACAAATAAGTCTTTTTCTAGTTTTTCACCATCTAATATGGATGTAAAAATTACATTCTAAACAATTTTTGAAGCTATAGACAAGAAATGATGAATTGATGGATTTAACtatataaaattgtaatttgaataatagctaATCAGAGGTGAGACTAgaagcatgataaaatgagtatattattttcttatttttgtttacttcATTTTTGGAGATCTAAGcatttgataatataattttgttggatctcaagctcaaaagcttgATCTAAGCtcaagtttgagcttgatattaagctcaaacttttttccttttccatgaGCTCAACCCCAAACATTATTTTAGACTTGTTTCAAGCTTAAGCCAAACTtgagtttttaacttttactgACAAGTCAAGCTTAAACATGCGTAACTTTGCAAAGTTCAGCTTGTTTACAACCCTATTTCTAGAAAGAATAATAGTAATAAgtctaatttatattttaataattacgATGGGAATGGGACATTTGAACTCACTTGTTTTGGAAACACTAGGATGTGCCAACCAGTGGTGGCTCCAAGATCTAAGGGGGTCAATAAGAAGATACATCTTGGGTAGAGATAAATCTTACAGTCTGCATAGTTTCcttattacaaatttgtctATAGTACGTACTAgcaatagaataaaaaataaactataggttcatttgacatattttttctttatacaatGAACATATTAagtattgttgttgttaagtGAATTGTAATTATTACTGATTAATACAATTAACATACTAATTATTAACATATTTATTAGTTCAGGACAATTATATGTTTACATTATAGTATCAATGTAAGATTAATATTGTTGACAATTATACTGTTCACATTTGTCTAGAATCAATGTAAGATTTACGTTATAGATAATTATTCTatacacatttgcaaaaaatatacaatattgtacacattgtttagaaaaaaaatgtaaatcttATATTGATAGTGCAATGTAAACTATGAATTTTGCattagtttatttcaaatttgttaagatATAAAtgggcatttttttttagatttaagatgaaaaattttatttttgttgttgggcttaaTATGCACCCcatattttagataaaattcgtttgttgttgggcttttttgtgtttaaaaagaccaaaatatacTTAAGAAGATCATATTTAAGCTTATTTCAagtgagttttaaaaaaataaggtcAAAGTggtctaaattttattttagaaaggtcaaataaaaaagtaaaaaaattatatatataaaaaaaaattgccagcTTAGGAGGTTCATTTGAGCCCCTTGAGCTGTACATGGTGCCGTGCCGTCCATGGTGCCAACTAGTTAAACTACAATACTCATAgcataaaatgaattttttaactctttttttttttttgtgctttgtgATTAATTGGATAagattcataatatatatatatgcatttttttaaaatacaaaatagaaattctactttgacttaatctaagtgtatatgtgtgtgaaactctctcctagAGACTTAAACCTCAGTCTTTGCCCTCGCACCCCAGAAGCACTTATGCATTTggaattttgcatattttcatGTAATTattataagtatatttttttaattttgatatttaaagTTATAAATAATGTTAAACTGTGTTAGTTTAAACTAGACTACATTCTTTCTaaacaaattctaattaaattatcttctcaaaaaaattataattaaattagataattcctttcttttacaaattcttttatttcactttttatttattaattcttattttgtaaacaaatataatattgtcaaattttcatgtgCATATTACATTGGTTATTCAAAAATTtcgtaattttttttgacaaaattacaatgttgGTCTCGAAAATTTACCTACTGAGCACTTTTAGTCCTTGAAGTTTTAAGTGAACACTGTTAGCCCTTGAAATTTCAACAATGTGCGTTAGTGGTCCTTCCATTAACTTCTGTTAGTTTCTTTGTCTATGCAtgtgtttaataaaataatgatgtggcaattttttattattaaaaaaattacacatcaGCTCGAGTCTCCAAATCAAACCCAGTTCTATTTGGATCTTCCATTGATTTTCTTACTAAGCAAACAAAACTACTACTAATATTCTCCACTCACTGAAACCTGGCTTGTTGAATTTACCGTCGCCTGCCTTTCTTACAAGCTATTAGATTCACCAACACTTGGAAATTTGTAGTACATGTcgaaaatcaaatacaaattgTAAACATTCTCAAGGTTTGGAGATATAACTTAATAGCCATAACAATTATTAGGATAATGAAAGAAAAACCACAACTCATATATTTATCCAAAGTACTTGGGTATCTTCGAGATCAGTTAGTCTAACACCCACAATTGGAAGGCATCTCCCTACCCTATATAGTATATTTTCTGGTGGACGATCAAAAGAGTATctccatctttttctttcatcacATAGTCCTattcttgttattttttctttttaattcatgttggggttttgattttaaatcCTTTGGTTTTAGAGATAGTGGGGGTTGTATTACAACTTGGAGAAGCCAGGCGGTCATTATAAGATGCAAATTCCATAGAAAATCAATGTAagatctgaagaaaaaaaaatagtagtagtTCTGCTTGGTTACTAAGAAAATCAATGTATGATCCAAAATATaattgggtttgatttgggagACCCAAGCTAATGTGTATTTtgatgtgtaattttttaataataaaaaaatgacacatcattaaaaaattgccacatcattatttCATTAGACACATAGACAAAGAAACTAACAGAAGTTAATAGAAGGACCATTAACGCTCATTGTTAAAACTTCAGGGACCAATAGCGCTCACTTGAAACTTCAGAAACTAAAAGCGCTCCGTAGGTAAACTTTAGGGACCAACAAtgtagttttgcattttttttttccacaacttTAAGGTAGTGTGCTATGATCAGGGTATaataaaagtattattattagtaaatcCATGTAAATTGATGTTATTCTtagcggaaaaaaaaaagtataaagtgATGTTACACTTATTACAATttatcattataaaaaattagcttgTATCCCTTGCTTATATACACGAACATTAAACAATggtgataaaaattaatgaaaatcaataaaaattaaactattgaAGTTGCAAAATTCCTAAATTGACACAACCCCATTTGTATTCCAAATAAGGGAATCAAAACTAAATGGAAAATTtggtgagagggagagagagagagagagatatgaacCTTAGtgagaatgataaaaaaaaatgaaggaaacaaacaaacaaatccaAAGACAACAATTGAACATAAAGAACTATttactgagagagagagagagagagagagagagagagagaattacttgctttgattttttgctCTAAAACTTCATCAACAATTTTGTGACAATCTAGTTTCTCCATTGCAGCATTTATATAGTTTTTGACATAAACTCTTTGGCTTTTCATAGTATTAAGGGGCCGCGTTACTTAATGAACCCCGtgaattgattaaaaaaaaaagtttatatgcataaaatattattttattagtttaatttacttttaaatatatttttgcacACTCTAACATAGATCaatccaatccaaaaaaaaaaaaattaaacaataatacAAATCAGTCCATTCCAAAACCAACTAacaacataaatcacatatctctctctcttatgaATCTCTTTTCTCCATTTGCCGATCGGTATCTCCGACTTTAAGAATAAAGAGTAAGTGTTTGTGAGTTATAAGTGtatctctttttattataaatttatatattatttgtgtgAGTATGTGTGTCTGATACTGATTGTGTGcgctatttatttatttattttcgctataatgttatttgtgtgaatgtgtgtgtatagtataaatataatataactttatatgatttaataattaagaaatatagaggGTTTGTTACCTATAGTAAAGTTAGTGATTATGCAAgtatttgattggttaagtaaaCACATGatgtattatttatatatgtataaatgGGTGTAGCTCTTTgggtcaataattaatataatgcatgttgggttgagttttgtcattcagattaaaatgtttttataaaaacaataataaatagataatgaaaattgtataaaaataaaaaatgttatattaactTAACAAAGTAAAATGGTTACACCTACTCACGTTGATAATAGATAACGTAAACTCATAATGATTTCCAAATATGAAAACTTgtagaagaaaataataaaatgacatgtgcctggatgtgattttt
This genomic stretch from Castanea sativa cultivar Marrone di Chiusa Pesio chromosome 1, ASM4071231v1 harbors:
- the LOC142622205 gene encoding putative alkaline/neutral invertase B, whose product is MAMNFTDNMSQNGSKKSVEYSGSIFEIEDILKPLDRPRTINIERNRSFDERSMSELSNCISPRQFFKDPEYLVHVEHLESIYSPSRRSVFNSPRANGYFESHAMVADAWEALRRSMVHFRGQPVGTIAAVDHSVEKVNYDQVFVRDFVPSALAFLMNGEYEIVKNFLLKTLRLQSGEKKIDKFKLGEGVMPASFKVLHDPVRNNETLVADFGESAIGRVAPVDSGFWWIILLRAYTKHTGDSSLAELPECQKGMRLILSLCISEGFDTFPTLLCADGCSMIDRRMGVYGYPIEIQALFFMALRCALLLLKQDDDGKELVDQIVNRLHALSFHMRSYFWLDSKQLNDIYRYKTEEYSHTAVNKFNVMPDSLPDWVFDFMPTRGGYFIGNVSPARMDFRWFCLGNCVAILSSLATPEQSAAIMDLVEARWDELVGEMPLKICYPAMESHQWRIVTGCDPKNTRWSYHNGGSWPVLLWLLTAACIKTGRPQIARRAIELAESRLAKDHWPEYYDGKLGRYVGKQSRKFQTWSIAGYLVAKMMLEDPSHLGMISLEEDKQKNQVIKRSASWTS